From Microcoleus sp. bin38.metabat.b11b12b14.051:
CGATCGCACACCGGACACATCTTAGTCGGTAAATCAGATTTCGCTCGCTGCTTAGCCATGCTAATTTTGACAGTAGTTAGATTAACTATAGCCTTTATCAATTAGGTGAGGTAATCGGGCATCGGGCATCGGGCATCGGGCATAAGTTACTTGTTACTTGTTACTTGTTATTTGTTATTTGTTATTTGTTACTTGTTACTTGTTACTTGTTACTTATTATTTGTCACTTGTTTTAATATCGAAGTTCTCAAAAAAGTGAGGTATGCCCCATGCCCCATGCCCCATGCCCCATGCCCTATGCCCCATGCCCTTTGTTACTTATTATTTGTCACTTGTTTTAATATCGAAGTTCTCAAAAAAGTGAGGTATGCCCCATGCCCCATGCCCCATGCCCCATGCCCTATGCCCCATGCCCAAAATTATTTTTCTAAACGCACTGCGTACCACTGCAAAAAATTTCCTGGGCCCACATCTAATTCACAATAAGTATCAATTAAATACTTGGCTTGTTCTTCCACAGAAGAGAATTTTAGCACATCCTGTGGCAACTCTTCGTGTTCTTCGGCTAAAACCGCTTTCAGCTTTTCTAATAGTTCCGCCGCCGTCAAAAACTGCTCCGGCTGGTTTGTTTCTAGCACCACAAAGGTGTCTTCGTCATACAGTGACATAGTTTTAAAGGTTGAGGTTAATTATTTCTAAAGTTTCCGGGAGTTATGCTAGCGAAAGTATAAACTCTTAATTACAATTTTCTGGCCCCGGCTCGATCGTGTTAAAATAGAACAACATCAGAATTCCTACCGGATTACCGTTATTAGCTTAGTTGTTAACCGAGTTGTCAACAGATCCGACACAGCATTTCTGAGGAAATTTGTCAAGTGCAAATTTGTCAAATATCAGATTGTCAAGAAATATTCGATCGACCTTTATCTAATTATAACTGGCACTACACATTCCCATGATTACATCTACCACTTCAACCCCTGCGGCGCGCAAGCCCTCTAAATCAGAAGGTCTCAAAGAACGCAGCAACTATTTACGAGAACCCGTTGCGACTGAACTGTTACAAGAAACAACCCACTTCACCGAAGACGGGATTCAGATTCTCAAATTTCACGGCTCGTACCAACAAGACAACCGCGACAATCGAGTTAAAGGACAAGAAAAAGACTATCAGTTCATGCTCCGCACCCGCAATCCCGGCGGGTTAGTTCCACCCGAACTATTCTTGGCATTAGACAAGCTATCTGAAGAATACGGAAACCACACGCTGCGCGTCACAACCCGCCAAGGTTTCCAAATTCACGGCGTGCTGAAAAAAAATCTTAAAGCAGTGTTTTCCTCAATTATTAAAAATATGGGGTCAACCTTGGGAGCTTGCGGCGACTTGAACCGCAACGTCATGGCACCGCCAGCACCTTACAAAAATCGCCCAGAATACCAGTATGCTTTGCAATACGCCAACAATGTCGCCGATTTGCTGACACCGCAAACCGGTGCTTATTACGAAATTTGGCTTGATGGCGAAAAGGCTATTTCCGCTGAGGAAGACCCCGCAGTTAAGGCCGCCAGACAGCAAAACGGCAACGGCACAATCTTTAGCGAGGATAAGGAAGAGCCGATTTACGGCGAGCATTATATGCCGCGCAAGTTCAAGTGTTCCGTTACTGTACCGGGAGACAACTCAATTGACTTGTACTCTCAGGATTTGAGCTTGGTGGTAATTACCAATGAAGCTGGCGAGTTGCAAGGT
This genomic window contains:
- a CDS encoding chlororespiratory reduction protein 7, which codes for MSLYDEDTFVVLETNQPEQFLTAAELLEKLKAVLAEEHEELPQDVLKFSSVEEQAKYLIDTYCELDVGPGNFLQWYAVRLEK